From Micromonospora auratinigra:
AGCAGCGGCTCGCCGCGCAGAACTTCGTCCGGCTGGCGCGGCACCTGCTCGGCCTGCGCTACGAGGGGCAGATGATCCAGGTCGACGGGCGGCAGGTGAAGGCCGGCGCGTTCCCCATCTCCATCGACACCAAGGAGATGGAGCGGATGGCCGCCGACCCGGCGATCCAGGCCCGGGCCAAGCAGATCCGCGAGGAGCTGGGCAACCCGAAGACGATCATCCTGGGCGTCGACCGGCTCGACTACACCAAGGGCATCGAGCTCCGGCTGAAGGCCTTCCGGGAACTCCTCGCTGACGGAAAGTTGACAGTTCCGGACGCGGTTATGGTGCAGGTGGCTACACCGAGTCGCGAGCGGGTCGAGCACTACCAGGCACTACGGGTGAAGGTCGAACGCGAGGTCGGCCGGATTAATGGTGAATTCGGCCGGGTCGGCGTGCCGGCGGTGCATTATCTGCATCAGTCGTACAGTCGCTCCGAACTGGCCGCGATGTACGTCGCGGCCGACGTGATGATGGTGACCCCGCTGCGAGACGGAATGAATCTGGTGGCCAAGGAGTACGTCGCATCGCGCGCCGACCAGGGCGGCGCGCTCGTGCTCAGTGAATTCGCCGGTGCCGCGACAGAGCTGCGCCAGGCCTTCCTGTGCAACCCGCACGACCCCGACGCGGTGAAGGACGCGCTGCTGCGCGCCGTGCACGTCGAGAAACCCGAGGCTCGCCGCCGCATGCGCGTCATGCAGCGTCACCTGCGCACCCACGACGTGGGGCACTGGGCCGAGTCCTTCCTGTCCGAGCTCGGCGTCTCCGATGCGGAGGACGCCGCATGACCTCTCCCGCCACCACCGCGCACGGCGGGGTGATGGACCCGGAGCTGCGCGCCGCGATCGGGCGGATCGCCCGCGTCCCGCAGCTCCTGGTCGCGTGCGACTACGACGGCACGCTCGCCCCGATCGTCGAGGACCCGAGCAAGGCCGTACCGCTGCCCGAGTCGGTGGCCGCGGTGCGGGCGCTGGCCTCGCTGCCGCAGACCAGCGTCGCGGTGGTCTCCGGGCGCGCGCTGCGCGACCTGGCCACCCTCTCCCGGCTGCCCAGCGAGGTGCACCTGGTCGGCAGCCACGGCTCCGAGTTCGACATCGGCTTCGTCGAGCGGCTCACCCCGGAGCTGATCGCGGTCCGCACCCGGCTGCGCAGCGAGCTGCGCGAGATCGCCGCCGCCCACCCGGGCGTCCGGCTGGAGCGCAAGCCGGCCAGCGTCGCGGTGCACACCCGGGGCGTCGACCCGCAGATCGCCGCAGCCGCCGTCGAGGCGGTCCGGAGCGGGCCGGCGACCTGGGACGACGTCACGGTGACCCAGGGCAAGGAGGTCATCGAGCTGTCGGTGGTCGCCACCCACAAGGGCACCGCCGTCGACCAGCTCCGCACCCAGCTCGCGGCCAGCGCGGTGCTCTTCATCGGCGACGACGTCACCGACGAGAACGCCTTCGGCAACCTGCACGGGCCGGACGTCGGCATCAAGATCGGCTCCGGGGACACCCGGGCCGACTACCGGGTGGCCGAGCCGATCGAGGCGGCCCGGGCGCTGGGGCTGCTGCTGGAGACCCGGCGGCACTGGCTCTTCGGCGAGCGGGCGGTGCCGATCGAGCGGCACTCGATGCTGGCCAACGGCCGGACCGTGGCGCTGGTGACCCCGGAAGCCAAGATCACCTGGCTCTGCCACCCGAAGCCCGACTCGGCGGCGATCTTCGCCGACCTGGTCGGCGGCAGCCCGGCCGGGCACTTCACCGTCGGTCCGGAGCGCGGCGGCATCCCGCTCGGCCAGCGCTACCGCAACGGCACGATGACCGTGGAGACCCGCTGGTCGGGGCTGACCGTCACCGACTGGCTCGACCTGCCGGCCCGGGAGACCACCCCGGACGGCGAAACGGTCGTCACCGGCGACTCGACCCTGGTCCGGGTGCTCAGCGGCACCGGCCGGGCCCGGGTGGAGTTCGCCCCGCGCCCCGAGTTCGGTCAGGTCCAGGTGCAGCTCCAGCCGCTCGACGACGGCCTGCTGGTGCTCGGCTCCAACGAGCCCGTCGCGCTCTACTCCCCCGGCGTGCAGTGGGAGGTGACCAACGACGCGGGCTTCGAGAGCGCCCGGGCGGTGGCCGACCTCTCGGCCGCCGGCGGCCAGGTGGTGCTGGAGCTGCGCTTCGGCACGCACAGCCTGGAGCACCACCGGCTGCCGATCCACGAGCGGCAGGACGCCACCGAGCGGCCCTGGAAGGACTGGGTCGCCTCGCTGCGGCTGCCCGCCACCGGCCGTGACCTGGTGGCCCGCAGCGCGCTCACCCTGCGCGGGCTCTGCCACCAGCCGAGCGGCTCGATCCTGGCCGCGGCGACCACCTCGCTCCCGGAGGAGCTGGGCGGCGTCCGCAACTGGGACTACCGCTACTGCTGGCTGCGGGACGCGGCGATGACCGCGCGGGCCCTGGTCGACCTCGGCTCCACCGAGGAGGCCGAGGGGCTGCTGCGCTGGATCGACGGCGTGGTCGAGCGGACCGGCGGGCACCCCGAGCGGCTGCACCCGCTCTACACCGTCGACGGCTACGAGCTGGGCGCCGAGGCGGTCATCGACACCCTGCCCGGGTACGCCGGCTCCCGGCCGGTCCGGGTCGGCAACCTCGCCAACCACCAGCTCCAGCTCGACGTCTTCGGCCCGATCGCGGACCTGATCGCCGCGGTGGCCGACGCCCGGGGCTCGGTGCGCGACGACGAGTGGCGGGTGCTGGAGAACATGGTCGAGGCGGTCCGCCGCCGCTGGCACGAGCCCGACCACGGCATCTGGGAGGCCCGCCTCACCCCCCGGCACCACATCTTCTCGAAGGTCATGTGCTGGATGACCGTCGACCGGGCGCTGCACGTGGTGCGGCAGCACGGCGGCGAGGACCGGCCGGAGTGGGTGGAGCTGCGCGACCGGATCGGGTCGAACGTGCTGGAGCACGGCTGGCACCCGGAGGCCGAGGCGTACAGCGTCGCGTACGGGTACGACGAGATGGACGCCTCGTCGCTCTGGATCGGCCTGTCCGGCCTGCTCCCGGGGGACGACCCACGCTTCCTCTCCACCGTGCTCAAGATCGAGGCGGAGCTGCGCAGCGGCCCGGTCGTCTACCGGTACCACTGGGACGACGGCCTGCCCGGCCGCGAGGGCGGCTTCCACATCTGCACGTCGTGGCTGATCGAGGCGTACCTGCGCACCGGCCGGCGGACCGACGCGGAGGAGCTGTTCGCCCAGATGATCGACACGGCGGGCCCGACCGGGCTGCTCCCCGAGCAGTACGACCCGCTCGCCGAGCGCGGCCTGGGCAACCACCCGCAGGCGTACAGCCACCTCGGCCTGATCCGCTGCGCCCTGCTGCTGGACAACATGCTCAAGCAGTGACCCGAGCGCCGCCCTGGCACGCGGCTGCTCGCTGAAACACGGAAAGAGTGGCTATCCGAGTTCGGATAGCCACTCTTTCCGTGAAAGAGGTCCCGTTCGGGCGGGGGCGGGTGGAGGCGTCAGGGGGTGAGGGCGTCGACGACGTCGCCGAGGACGACGATGGCGGGTGGGCGCAGGGCGGCCGCCTCGACGTCGGCGGCGACCGCGCCCAGGGTCGAGCGGAGGGTGCGCTGGCCGGCGGTGGTGCCCTCCTGGATCACCGCGGCCGGGGTCTCCGGCGACTTCCCGTGGGCGACCAGGGTGGCCGCGATCGCCGCGAGGTTCTTCAGGCCCATCAGGATCACCAGCGTGCCGCGCAGGCCGGCGAGCGCCTCCCAGCGCACCAGCGAGGCCGGTGAGTCGGGCGCGACGTGCCCGGACACCACGGTGAACTCGTGCGCCACCGCCCGGTGGGTGACCGGCACCCCGGCCACCGCCGGTACGGCGATGGCGCTGGTCACGCCCGGCACCACGGTCACCGGGACGCCCGCCTCGGCGCACGCCAGCAGTTCCTCGCCGCCCCGGCCGAAGACGTACGGGTCGCCGCCCTTGAGGCGTACCACGGCCCGTCCCGCGAGGGCCCGGTCCACCAGGATCCGGTTGATCTCCTCCTGGGTGCGGGACGGGCCGTACGGGATCTTGGAGGCGTCGACCAGCTCGACGTCGGGGCGCAGCTCGTCGAGGAGCAGCCCGGGCACCAGCCGGTCGGCCACCACCACGTCGGCCCGGGTGAGCAGCCGCCAGCCCTTGAGGGTGATCAGCTCGGGGTCACCCGGCCCCGCCCCCACCAGCGCCACCCGGCCGGGCGCACCTTCGGCGCCGACGGCGGACCGGTCGGGGCGCGCGCTCAACAGGTCGCGCACGGCGTCGCGGACGGTCATCGCGCGGCGGGGGTCACCACCGCCGAGCACGGCCACGGTGACCGGGCCGTGCCGGGTCACCGCCGGGGTCCACGCGGTGGCGGCCACCCGGTCGTCGGCGCGTACGCAGAAGATCCGGCGCTCGGCGGCGGCGGCACCGACCGCGGCGGCGGCGACCCGGTCGTCGACCGCCACCTGGACCAGCCAGGCGCCGTCCAGGTCCGCGGGCGCGAACCGGCGCGGTTCCCAGTGCAGCCGCCCCGCGTCCACGTGGGCCCGCAGCGCCGGGGTCAGCTCGGGCGAGACCAGCAGCACGTCCGCGCCCGCGTCGAGCAGCGCGGGGACCCGGCGGGTGGCGACCGCTCCCCCGCCCACCACGACCACCCGCCGGCCGGCCAGCCGCAACCCCAGCGGGTACGGATTACCGGTCACTTCTCGGCCACCCCCGCCGAGTCGAAGGTGGCGACCTCGTGCAGCACCCGGACCGCGCCGGTGACCACCGGCAGCGCGAGCAGCGCGCCGGTGCCCTCGCCGAGGCGCAGCCCCAGGTCGATCAGCGGGTCGAGGCCGAGGTGCCGCAGCGCGGCGGTGGCCCCGGGCTCGGCCGAGCGGTGCCCGGCCACCATGGCCCCGACCGCGTCCGGCGCGAACGCGGCGGCGGCGAGCGCGGCGCTGACCGCGATCACGCCGTCCAGCAGCACCGGCACCCGGCGGGCGGCGGCGCCCAGGATCAGCCCGGCCAGGGCGGCGTGCTCCAGCCCACCGAGCGCGGCCAGCACGCCGAGCGGGTCGGTCGGGTCGGGCGAGTGCCGGTCCAGCGCCGCCCGCACCACGCCGACCTTGCGCCGGTACGTCTCGTCGTCGACGCCGGTACCGCGCCCGGTGGCGGCGGCCGGGTCGACGCCGGCGAACGCGGCGATCAGCGCGGCGGCCGGGGTGGTGTTGCCGATGCCCATGTCCCCGGTGAGCAGGATCCGTGCCCCGCCGCCGATCAGCTCCCCGGCGACCCGGATGCCCACCTCCACGGCCGCCCGGGCCTCGTCCCGGGTGAGCGCGGCGGTGACGGACAGGTCCCGGGTGCCGGCCCGGACGTTCGCCGCCACGAGCCGCGGACCGGCGGCGACCGCCGGGCCGGCAGCGGCGGCCGGCTCGGCAGCGGCCGGGTCCAGCGGCAGCGGGGTGGCCACCCCGACGTCGACCACGGTGACCGACGCGCCGGCCTGCCGG
This genomic window contains:
- a CDS encoding alpha,alpha-trehalose-phosphate synthase (UDP-forming); protein product: MTVRSSFVVVANRLPVDEVSTPEGRQWRRSPGGLVTALHPVLAEHRGTWVGWAGGTGAAPEPFDLEGIRLHPVPLSAEELERYYEGQSNATIWPLYHDAVETPAYKRRWREAYRLVNARFAEAAADVAAEGATVWVQDYQLQLVPAMLRELRPDLRIGFFLHIPFPPIELFMQMPFRTELLRGLLGSDLVGFQQRLAAQNFVRLARHLLGLRYEGQMIQVDGRQVKAGAFPISIDTKEMERMAADPAIQARAKQIREELGNPKTIILGVDRLDYTKGIELRLKAFRELLADGKLTVPDAVMVQVATPSRERVEHYQALRVKVEREVGRINGEFGRVGVPAVHYLHQSYSRSELAAMYVAADVMMVTPLRDGMNLVAKEYVASRADQGGALVLSEFAGAATELRQAFLCNPHDPDAVKDALLRAVHVEKPEARRRMRVMQRHLRTHDVGHWAESFLSELGVSDAEDAA
- the otsB gene encoding trehalose-phosphatase — translated: MTSPATTAHGGVMDPELRAAIGRIARVPQLLVACDYDGTLAPIVEDPSKAVPLPESVAAVRALASLPQTSVAVVSGRALRDLATLSRLPSEVHLVGSHGSEFDIGFVERLTPELIAVRTRLRSELREIAAAHPGVRLERKPASVAVHTRGVDPQIAAAAVEAVRSGPATWDDVTVTQGKEVIELSVVATHKGTAVDQLRTQLAASAVLFIGDDVTDENAFGNLHGPDVGIKIGSGDTRADYRVAEPIEAARALGLLLETRRHWLFGERAVPIERHSMLANGRTVALVTPEAKITWLCHPKPDSAAIFADLVGGSPAGHFTVGPERGGIPLGQRYRNGTMTVETRWSGLTVTDWLDLPARETTPDGETVVTGDSTLVRVLSGTGRARVEFAPRPEFGQVQVQLQPLDDGLLVLGSNEPVALYSPGVQWEVTNDAGFESARAVADLSAAGGQVVLELRFGTHSLEHHRLPIHERQDATERPWKDWVASLRLPATGRDLVARSALTLRGLCHQPSGSILAAATTSLPEELGGVRNWDYRYCWLRDAAMTARALVDLGSTEEAEGLLRWIDGVVERTGGHPERLHPLYTVDGYELGAEAVIDTLPGYAGSRPVRVGNLANHQLQLDVFGPIADLIAAVADARGSVRDDEWRVLENMVEAVRRRWHEPDHGIWEARLTPRHHIFSKVMCWMTVDRALHVVRQHGGEDRPEWVELRDRIGSNVLEHGWHPEAEAYSVAYGYDEMDASSLWIGLSGLLPGDDPRFLSTVLKIEAELRSGPVVYRYHWDDGLPGREGGFHICTSWLIEAYLRTGRRTDAEELFAQMIDTAGPTGLLPEQYDPLAERGLGNHPQAYSHLGLIRCALLLDNMLKQ
- the cobA gene encoding uroporphyrinogen-III C-methyltransferase; the encoded protein is MTGNPYPLGLRLAGRRVVVVGGGAVATRRVPALLDAGADVLLVSPELTPALRAHVDAGRLHWEPRRFAPADLDGAWLVQVAVDDRVAAAAVGAAAAERRIFCVRADDRVAATAWTPAVTRHGPVTVAVLGGGDPRRAMTVRDAVRDLLSARPDRSAVGAEGAPGRVALVGAGPGDPELITLKGWRLLTRADVVVADRLVPGLLLDELRPDVELVDASKIPYGPSRTQEEINRILVDRALAGRAVVRLKGGDPYVFGRGGEELLACAEAGVPVTVVPGVTSAIAVPAVAGVPVTHRAVAHEFTVVSGHVAPDSPASLVRWEALAGLRGTLVILMGLKNLAAIAATLVAHGKSPETPAAVIQEGTTAGQRTLRSTLGAVAADVEAAALRPPAIVVLGDVVDALTP
- the cobT gene encoding nicotinate-nucleotide--dimethylbenzimidazole phosphoribosyltransferase: MLESTVAAIRPLDEAAMAAARELQGRLTKPAGSLGALEPLSVRLAGLAGCCPPPLPEPAAVAVFAGDHGVHAQGVTPWPQEVTAQMIGNFLAGGAVVNAFARQAGASVTVVDVGVATPLPLDPAAAEPAAAAGPAVAAGPRLVAANVRAGTRDLSVTAALTRDEARAAVEVGIRVAGELIGGGARILLTGDMGIGNTTPAAALIAAFAGVDPAAATGRGTGVDDETYRRKVGVVRAALDRHSPDPTDPLGVLAALGGLEHAALAGLILGAAARRVPVLLDGVIAVSAALAAAAFAPDAVGAMVAGHRSAEPGATAALRHLGLDPLIDLGLRLGEGTGALLALPVVTGAVRVLHEVATFDSAGVAEK